DNA sequence from the Butyricimonas faecalis genome:
ATCCTCTATAATCATGATTTCGTATTTCTTGGCAATGTTCAAAATCTCAATTCTTCTTGCCTCGGGCATAGTCATACCTGCAGGATTCTGGAAGTCCGGAATCAAATAAATGAATTTCGGTTTTTCACCTTTGGCTTTCATTTCTGCCAATGTTTTTTCCAGCTCTACGGCACTCATTCCTTGTTCATCCTGAGGAATACCCACGCCGATACCACCGTAAGAGTTGAATGCTCCGATGGCTCCCAGATAAGAAGGTAATTCGCAAATATATTTATCTCCGCGATTCAAGAAAATCTTACCTACGGTATCCAGTCCTTGTTGTGAAGAGGTGATGATCGTGATGTTTTCTTTTGTCACGTAACTCAATCCTTGATCTCGATAACGTTGAGCAAGGATTTCCAATAATTCCGGAACTCCCTCGGTTGAACCGTATTGGCAGGCAGCCGCACCATCCGTGGCGATTACTTCTGCACAAATTTCTTGTAATTGTTCTAACGGGAAAGATTCTTTAGCAGGAAGACCCCCGGCGAAAGAGATAATTTCCGGCTTTTGAGTTAATTTCAACAACTCTCTGATAGCAGAGCGCTTCATTCCTTTGGCGCTGTCTGATAGAATTTCTTTGTAGTCGCTAACCATGTTTATTCTTATTTTAAAGTGAATACACGCTGTTAAGTATTTGTGTTGCGAAGTTAATAATAAGTTTTTGAAATAAAATTTTTCATATCAGATTTTTAATAAAATCGTTTGCGATGCTTTCATTTTGTATGTTTTCGAGCTTTTTTAGTAATAATTTGAATTTCGAAGGTGGGTGATTCTATTTTCAGTAGAGGAGAACTCCTTATAGGGAATGGTAATAATATGGTGCAACAAAAATTTCTTGTTTATAAAAAGACTATTACGATATTATTTGGAATAAAGCGTTTTTTCGATTAGTTTTGCGAACCAAATAAAGGCCCTTGTAGTTCAACGGATAGAACGGAAGTTTCCTAAACTTTAAATGGCAGTTCGATTCTGCCCGGGGGTACTAAAAAGGTAAAAGTTAAAGATTAAAAGCTAAAAGTTGGGGAACTCACTTTTAGCTTTTTTTAATTAAAAAGAGGAAATGGGCGTAGTTCTTTAGGATAAAATACGGGGCATAGCTGTTGTTGTTCTGGTGAAGATAGGGAATTCCTTCGCTTCTTTTTCGGAACACCTTCGGTGGAAGTTCGCTCACGGGGCGTAAGTGGGGCGAGCGTGTCCCCAGGGTATGCCAGACAAAAATGCTTAGCTGAATACGATATCAAGGCTTCTACTTGCTTATTCGTTATCATATTCGGGAAGTTGGTAACCGATCAAATCTTATCTTGAATGATTTGCAGGTCCATTACGGTGATAAAG
Encoded proteins:
- a CDS encoding aminotransferase-like domain-containing protein, with the translated sequence MVSDYKEILSDSAKGMKRSAIRELLKLTQKPEIISFAGGLPAKESFPLEQLQEICAEVIATDGAAACQYGSTEGVPELLEILAQRYRDQGLSYVTKENITIITSSQQGLDTVGKIFLNRGDKYICELPSYLGAIGAFNSYGGIGVGIPQDEQGMSAVELEKTLAEMKAKGEKPKFIYLIPDFQNPAGMTMPEARRIEILNIAKKYEIMIIEDSPYRELRFSSKPQRMLYDLDNGEGNVITLGTFSKIFMPGFRMGWVLAHPMVIDNFVKAKQSTDLCTSAFLQKITIKFFQKNYFDANVKKIVDMYRSKLQAMLGAFEKYMPEGVTWTRPEGGLFLFLTLPEGYDAEELFQIAIEKNVAFVLGTVFFVNGQGKNTMRINFSYMSEEKNIEGVKRLADAIKELYARKK